From a single Kitasatospora azatica KCTC 9699 genomic region:
- a CDS encoding pentapeptide repeat-containing protein, with product MPDDRVEVEEEPVSETRLSLTADCGSCFGLCCVALPFTASADFAINKEAGKPCRNLREDFGCGIHTQLRQKGFNGCTVYDCFGAGQHLSQGTFGGTDWRREPKSAQQMFEVFPVMRQLHELLWYLNEALTLAPAKPVHADLRELLARTEALTGGSAEELARLDVPGHRQQVNLLLLRTSELVRAQVPGKKRNRRGADLIGAKLRKAELRGADLRGAYLIAADLTGADLRDADLIGADLRDAQLAGADLTGAFFLTQPQVNAAKGDPSTRLPGRLTRPAHW from the coding sequence ATGCCCGACGATCGAGTGGAAGTGGAAGAGGAACCCGTGAGCGAGACCCGGCTGAGCCTGACGGCCGACTGCGGGAGCTGCTTCGGCCTGTGCTGCGTGGCGCTGCCGTTCACCGCCTCGGCCGACTTCGCGATCAACAAGGAGGCCGGCAAGCCCTGCCGGAACCTGCGCGAGGACTTCGGCTGCGGGATCCACACCCAGCTGCGCCAGAAGGGGTTCAACGGCTGCACGGTCTACGACTGCTTCGGAGCCGGCCAGCACCTCTCCCAGGGCACCTTCGGCGGCACCGACTGGCGCCGGGAACCGAAGAGCGCGCAGCAGATGTTCGAGGTCTTCCCGGTCATGCGCCAGCTGCACGAACTGCTCTGGTACCTGAACGAGGCGCTCACCCTGGCCCCCGCCAAGCCGGTCCACGCCGACCTGCGCGAGCTGCTCGCCCGGACCGAGGCGCTCACCGGGGGCAGCGCCGAGGAGCTGGCCCGGCTCGACGTGCCGGGCCACCGGCAGCAGGTCAACCTGCTGCTGCTGCGCACCAGCGAACTGGTCCGGGCCCAGGTGCCGGGCAAGAAGCGCAACCGGCGCGGCGCCGACCTGATCGGCGCCAAGCTCCGCAAGGCCGAGCTGCGCGGCGCCGACCTGCGCGGCGCGTACCTGATCGCCGCCGACCTGACCGGCGCCGACCTGCGCGATGCCGACCTGATCGGCGCGGACCTGCGGGACGCGCAGCTGGCCGGCGCCGACCTGACCGGCGCGTTCTTCCTCACCCAGCCACAGGTCAACGCGGCCAAGGGCGATCCGAGCACCAGGCTGCCGGGCCGGCTGACCCGGCCCGCGCACTGGTAG
- a CDS encoding glycosyl hydrolase family 18 protein — protein sequence MQDPLYNSPNDPSKAVAPGTEKYTVDNAVNAFLNGDAAYGIKGGYPAAKLVLGVPFYFRGWTGVPAGSTNGLYQSATGASAAQSTSQAAGVAFWKELVATGKTAAANVHWDPTTQSSWIYDGTNFFTGDTPQAIAARGSYATSKGLGGIFAYSLEADDPSGTLVNAMAGSMR from the coding sequence CTGCAGGACCCGCTGTACAACAGCCCGAACGATCCGAGCAAGGCGGTCGCCCCGGGTACCGAGAAGTACACCGTCGATAACGCGGTCAACGCCTTCCTGAACGGCGACGCCGCCTACGGGATCAAGGGCGGCTACCCGGCGGCCAAGCTGGTGCTCGGCGTGCCGTTCTACTTCCGCGGCTGGACCGGTGTGCCGGCCGGCTCCACCAACGGCCTCTACCAGAGCGCCACCGGCGCCTCGGCGGCGCAGAGCACCAGCCAGGCGGCCGGCGTGGCGTTCTGGAAGGAGCTGGTGGCCACCGGCAAGACCGCCGCGGCCAACGTGCACTGGGACCCGACCACGCAGAGCTCGTGGATCTACGACGGCACCAACTTCTTCACCGGTGACACCCCGCAGGCCATCGCGGCGCGCGGGTCGTACGCCACCAGCAAGGGCCTGGGCGGCATCTTCGCCTACTCCCTGGAGGCCGACGACCCGTCAGGCACCCTGGTCAACGCAATGGCCGGCAGCATGAGGTAG
- a CDS encoding GNAT family N-acetyltransferase: MTDTTDSLRLVRTERLDLHAVSLADLDALYAINSDPGTWRHLPQGRHTEPAKTQDWIERAAARWADGLSYWTARRRSDDAVVGVGGVQLTGRGHWNLYYRLDTAHWGHGYATELSAAALDAARLHTPELPVFAWIHPHNTGSRAVAARLGMIDHGLRLDPFYGDHLHVYADRPIEG; this comes from the coding sequence ATGACCGACACCACGGACTCCCTGCGCCTGGTCCGCACCGAGCGCCTCGACCTGCACGCGGTCTCGTTGGCGGACCTGGACGCGCTGTACGCGATCAACTCCGATCCGGGGACGTGGCGCCACCTGCCGCAGGGGCGCCACACCGAGCCGGCCAAGACCCAGGACTGGATCGAGCGGGCGGCCGCGCGCTGGGCGGACGGCCTGAGCTACTGGACCGCCCGCCGGCGCTCGGACGACGCGGTGGTCGGCGTCGGCGGGGTGCAGCTCACCGGGCGCGGGCACTGGAACCTCTACTACCGGCTGGACACCGCGCACTGGGGCCACGGCTACGCCACCGAGCTGTCGGCCGCGGCGCTGGACGCCGCCCGACTGCACACGCCCGAGCTGCCGGTCTTCGCCTGGATCCACCCGCACAACACCGGTTCGCGCGCGGTGGCCGCCCGGCTCGGGATGATCGACCACGGGCTGCGGCTGGACCCGTTCTACGGCGACCACCTGCACGTCTACGCCGACCGCCCGATCGAGGGCTAA
- a CDS encoding sigma-70 family RNA polymerase sigma factor: MREQAHEQEQEQDWLARRFEADRSHLRAVAYRMLGSVSEADDAVQEAWLRLSRSDSSEIQNLGGWLTTVVGRVCLDMLRSRRSRREDPLDWLDSPAEVRMPDPVITGEESVNPEYQALLADSVGLALLVVLETLAPAERLAFVLHDMFAVPFEEIASIVGSSQASARQLASRARRRVRGATPVAQPDPGRQREVVDAFLAAARGGDFEGLLAVLDPEVLLRADDGGGAALVRGASAVAAQALLFSRFSHHSRRAIVNGAAGLVSAPDGKAFSVLAFTVADGRIVEINLLADPERLARLDLAVLD; the protein is encoded by the coding sequence ATGCGGGAGCAGGCGCACGAGCAGGAACAGGAGCAGGACTGGCTGGCCCGGCGCTTCGAGGCCGACCGCAGCCATCTGCGGGCGGTCGCGTACCGGATGCTCGGCTCGGTCAGCGAGGCCGACGACGCCGTGCAGGAGGCCTGGCTGCGGCTCAGCCGCTCGGACAGCAGCGAGATCCAGAACCTCGGCGGCTGGCTGACCACCGTGGTGGGCCGGGTCTGCCTGGACATGCTCCGCTCGCGCCGCTCCCGCCGCGAGGACCCGCTGGACTGGCTGGACTCACCGGCCGAGGTGCGGATGCCCGATCCGGTGATCACCGGCGAGGAGAGCGTCAACCCCGAGTACCAGGCGCTGCTCGCCGACTCGGTCGGGCTGGCCCTGCTGGTGGTGCTGGAGACCCTGGCGCCGGCCGAGCGGCTCGCCTTCGTGCTGCACGACATGTTCGCCGTGCCGTTCGAGGAGATCGCCTCGATCGTGGGCAGCTCACAGGCCTCGGCCCGGCAGCTGGCCAGCCGGGCCCGGCGCCGGGTGCGCGGGGCGACGCCGGTTGCGCAGCCCGATCCGGGCCGGCAGCGCGAGGTGGTGGACGCCTTCCTGGCGGCGGCCCGCGGCGGCGACTTCGAGGGGCTGCTCGCCGTGCTCGACCCGGAGGTGCTGCTCCGGGCGGACGACGGGGGCGGCGCCGCACTGGTCCGTGGGGCGAGCGCGGTGGCCGCGCAGGCGCTGCTCTTCTCCCGGTTCTCGCACCACTCGCGCCGCGCGATCGTCAACGGCGCGGCCGGGCTGGTCAGCGCGCCGGACGGGAAGGCCTTCTCGGTGCTGGCGTTCACCGTGGCGGACGGGCGGATCGTGGAGATCAACCTGCTCGCCGATCCGGAGCGGCTGGCCCGGCTGGACCTGGCCGTGCTGGACTGA
- a CDS encoding carbohydrate ABC transporter permease, translating to MPRPPSSIRPQPSTGGAPIAEKALAWAYLLPSLAVFAVFLGYPLYRTLYLSTHGNDLFGAPTRYVGLQHYTELLGSAQFGRTLVTTALFVLLTVVPGVLGALALVLLLENRIRGVRLLRSAFALPFAFSVASASVVFGVFYNPATGVLNGLLSQAGLGPVDWLTDSHYALVSVAVTTVWLNLGYNVLVLSAGIGSIPPEITEAARLDGAAGWRLARSVTVPLLGPHLFFLVVVSTINALQSFGQINILTQGGPDGASRTLVYSVYEKAFAYGSSDFGAASAQAVVLLVVVLACTAVQFGVVERKVHYA from the coding sequence ATGCCGCGACCGCCGTCCTCGATACGCCCCCAGCCTTCGACCGGGGGTGCCCCCATCGCCGAAAAGGCGTTGGCCTGGGCCTACCTACTGCCTTCGCTGGCCGTCTTCGCGGTCTTCCTCGGCTATCCGCTGTACCGCACGCTCTATCTGAGCACCCACGGCAACGACCTGTTCGGCGCGCCCACCCGCTATGTCGGCCTGCAGCACTACACCGAGCTGCTCGGCTCGGCCCAGTTCGGCCGCACCCTGGTCACCACCGCGCTCTTCGTCCTGCTCACCGTGGTCCCCGGGGTGCTCGGCGCGCTCGCCCTGGTGCTGCTGCTGGAGAACCGGATCCGCGGTGTGCGGCTGCTCCGCTCGGCCTTCGCACTGCCCTTCGCCTTCTCGGTGGCCAGCGCCTCGGTCGTCTTCGGGGTCTTCTACAACCCGGCCACCGGCGTGCTCAACGGGCTGCTCTCGCAGGCCGGCCTGGGCCCGGTCGACTGGCTGACCGACTCGCACTACGCCCTGGTCTCGGTGGCGGTGACCACGGTCTGGCTCAACCTCGGCTACAACGTGCTGGTGCTCTCCGCCGGGATCGGTTCGATCCCACCGGAGATCACCGAGGCGGCCCGGCTGGACGGCGCGGCCGGCTGGCGGCTGGCCCGCTCGGTGACGGTGCCGCTGCTCGGCCCGCACTTGTTCTTCCTTGTGGTGGTCTCCACCATCAACGCGCTGCAGAGCTTCGGGCAGATCAACATCCTCACCCAGGGCGGCCCGGACGGGGCCTCCCGGACCCTGGTCTACTCCGTCTACGAGAAGGCCTTCGCCTACGGCTCCAGCGACTTCGGCGCGGCCAGCGCGCAGGCCGTGGTGCTGCTGGTGGTCGTACTGGCCTGCACCGCCGTTCAGTTCGGCGTGGTGGAGCGGAAGGTGCACTACGCATGA
- a CDS encoding CoA transferase, with translation MDEFTIGAWTALGGAPELLELVGHRELPGVLPSRLPVRRLARATVAACSLAAAELLAARTGEPVRPVLVDEGAVAAAFVSERHLRIDGRALTTFAPHSGFWPTADGRLRTHANYPHHRARLLAALGLPEDASAERLGQELAGRSAVEVQETVYAAGGLAVAVVPPAPSAVPHPLVERRPLPGHTPRLLAPAELPAAGVKVLDLTRVIAGPVATRTLALLGADVLRVDSPRLPESEDAHADTGFGKRSTLLDLDLPADLDTLRQLAEAADVVVTGYRPGALDRYGLTPEELPGTVLVQLCAWGWTGPWAGRRGFDSLVQAGCGIAALEGDAAGTPGVLPAQALDHGTGYLIAAGVLRALTERQRSARGTQGTQLRYSLAGTAHWLMSSRLPADQPGPEFDPAPYLTETAGPYGLLRHARPPIGYRGAPTEWASGPTRWGTDRPSFG, from the coding sequence GTGGACGAGTTCACCATCGGCGCCTGGACCGCGCTGGGCGGCGCGCCGGAGCTGCTCGAGCTGGTCGGCCACCGGGAGCTGCCCGGGGTGCTGCCGTCCCGGCTCCCGGTGCGGCGGCTGGCCCGGGCGACCGTCGCCGCCTGCTCGCTCGCCGCCGCCGAGCTGCTCGCCGCCCGGACCGGTGAGCCCGTCCGCCCGGTCCTGGTGGACGAGGGCGCGGTGGCCGCGGCCTTCGTCAGCGAGCGCCACCTGCGGATCGACGGGCGGGCGCTGACCACCTTCGCGCCGCACTCCGGCTTCTGGCCCACCGCCGACGGCCGGCTGCGCACCCACGCCAACTACCCGCACCACCGCGCCCGGTTGCTGGCCGCCCTCGGCCTGCCCGAGGACGCGTCGGCCGAGCGGCTCGGCCAGGAGCTCGCCGGGCGCTCGGCGGTCGAGGTGCAGGAGACCGTCTACGCGGCCGGCGGCCTGGCCGTCGCCGTCGTCCCGCCCGCGCCGTCGGCCGTGCCGCACCCGCTGGTCGAGCGGCGCCCGCTGCCCGGGCACACCCCTCGCCTGCTGGCGCCGGCCGAACTGCCCGCCGCCGGGGTCAAGGTGCTCGATCTCACCCGGGTGATCGCCGGACCGGTCGCCACCCGCACCCTCGCCCTGCTCGGCGCCGACGTGCTGCGGGTCGACTCGCCACGGCTGCCGGAGAGCGAGGACGCCCACGCCGACACCGGCTTCGGCAAGCGCTCCACCCTGCTCGACCTGGACCTTCCCGCCGACCTCGACACCCTGCGGCAACTGGCCGAAGCGGCCGACGTGGTGGTCACCGGCTACCGTCCCGGCGCGCTGGACCGCTACGGACTGACCCCCGAGGAGCTGCCCGGCACCGTGCTGGTCCAGCTCTGCGCCTGGGGCTGGACCGGGCCGTGGGCCGGCCGGCGGGGCTTCGACAGCCTGGTGCAGGCGGGCTGCGGGATCGCCGCGCTGGAGGGCGATGCGGCGGGAACGCCCGGGGTGCTGCCCGCCCAGGCGCTGGACCACGGGACGGGGTACCTGATCGCGGCCGGCGTCCTGCGCGCGTTGACGGAGCGTCAGCGCAGCGCGCGGGGGACCCAGGGGACCCAGCTGCGCTACTCGCTCGCGGGAACGGCGCACTGGCTGATGAGCAGCCGACTGCCCGCCGACCAGCCGGGCCCGGAGTTCGACCCCGCGCCGTACCTCACCGAGACGGCCGGCCCCTACGGCCTGCTGCGGCACGCCCGCCCGCCGATCGGCTACCGGGGCGCGCCGACCGAGTGGGCGAGCGGCCCGACCCGCTGGGGCACCGACCGGCCCAGCTTCGGCTGA
- a CDS encoding carbohydrate ABC transporter permease: protein MRASLGRLAVYLLLALAAITVVFPVYYAVAGAFMTKGDLATYPPALVPHRLTAANFGGAARSVPLARQYVNSALVAGVITAAQLLTSILAAYALVFLPLRWRGPVFAVFLATLMVPWEAVVIPNYLTLSGWGLGNTYFGLVLPFLASGFGTFMLRQSFRQFPAELRDAARIDGAGHWRFLWRILVPLNRPSLAAIAIYVFLSAWNQYFWPLIITRTAQMQTLQIGLTSLRNADAADPGLILAGVLLSLLPTLALVVFGQRFIVRGLTAGAVR, encoded by the coding sequence ATGAGAGCCTCGCTCGGCCGGCTGGCCGTCTACCTGCTCCTCGCGCTGGCCGCGATCACCGTGGTCTTCCCGGTCTACTACGCGGTGGCCGGAGCCTTCATGACCAAGGGCGACCTGGCCACGTACCCGCCGGCGCTGGTCCCGCACCGGCTGACGGCGGCGAACTTCGGCGGCGCCGCCCGCTCGGTGCCGCTGGCCCGCCAGTACGTCAACTCGGCGCTGGTGGCGGGGGTGATCACCGCGGCCCAGCTGCTCACCTCGATCCTGGCGGCCTACGCGCTGGTCTTCCTGCCGCTGCGGTGGCGCGGCCCGGTCTTCGCGGTCTTCCTGGCCACCCTGATGGTGCCGTGGGAGGCCGTGGTCATCCCCAACTACCTGACCCTCTCCGGCTGGGGCCTGGGCAACACCTACTTCGGGCTGGTGCTGCCGTTCCTGGCCTCCGGGTTCGGCACCTTCATGCTGCGCCAGTCCTTCCGCCAGTTCCCGGCCGAACTGCGCGACGCCGCCCGGATCGACGGCGCCGGGCACTGGCGCTTTCTGTGGCGGATCCTGGTGCCGCTCAACCGGCCCTCGCTGGCCGCGATCGCCATCTACGTCTTCCTGTCGGCCTGGAACCAGTACTTCTGGCCGCTGATCATCACCCGTACCGCGCAGATGCAGACCCTGCAGATCGGTCTGACCAGCCTGCGCAACGCGGACGCCGCCGACCCCGGGCTGATCCTGGCCGGCGTGCTGCTCTCACTGCTGCCGACGCTGGCCCTGGTGGTCTTCGGGCAGCGCTTCATCGTCCGCGGGCTGACCGCGGGCGCCGTTCGCTAG